The Candidatus Hydrogenedentota bacterium genome has a segment encoding these proteins:
- a CDS encoding outer membrane lipoprotein-sorting protein, with protein MKLSIRNATLALALAAFLAAPAPAQETPSVDEIVQKAQHMAYYQGQDGRAKVTMTIKDKQGRTRTKAFTILRMNADDQDREQKFLVHFSEPADERGTVFMVHKHVGKEDDRWLYLPALDLVKQIAASDERTSFVGSHFFYEDVSGRGIEEDTHELVETTANAYVLKNTPKNPGAVEFDSFTMYIDKNFFIPFEIRFEKGGNVYRIARVLEVKDITGSDGTVYKTVTKSEMVDVESGGSTRLDYESVEYGVGLSDDLFTERYLRKPPQQFLR; from the coding sequence ATGAAACTCTCTATACGCAACGCCACCCTGGCCCTCGCCCTCGCCGCCTTCCTCGCGGCCCCGGCGCCAGCCCAGGAGACCCCCAGCGTCGACGAGATCGTCCAGAAAGCCCAGCACATGGCCTACTACCAGGGCCAGGATGGCCGCGCCAAGGTCACTATGACCATCAAGGACAAGCAGGGGCGCACCCGAACCAAGGCCTTCACCATCCTGCGCATGAACGCGGACGACCAGGACCGCGAGCAGAAGTTTCTCGTCCACTTCTCCGAACCCGCCGACGAGCGCGGCACGGTCTTCATGGTGCACAAGCACGTCGGCAAGGAGGACGACCGCTGGCTTTACCTGCCCGCCCTCGACCTGGTCAAGCAGATCGCCGCGAGCGATGAGCGCACCAGTTTCGTGGGTTCCCATTTCTTCTACGAGGACGTCTCCGGACGCGGGATCGAAGAAGATACGCACGAACTCGTGGAGACCACGGCAAACGCCTACGTCTTGAAGAACACGCCGAAGAACCCGGGCGCGGTGGAGTTTGACTCCTTCACGATGTATATTGACAAGAACTTCTTCATTCCATTCGAGATTCGGTTTGAGAAGGGCGGCAACGTCTACCGCATCGCCCGCGTCCTCGAAGTCAAGGACATCACGGGAAGCGACGGAACCGTCTACAAGACCGTGACCAAGTCGGAAATGGTGGACGTCGAGTCCGGCGGTTCGACGCGGCTGGATTACGAAAGCGTCGAATACGGCGTCGGCCTGAGCGACGATCTCTTCACGGAGCGCTACCTGCGCAAGCCGCCCCAGCAGTTCCTGAGGTAG
- a CDS encoding winged helix-turn-helix transcriptional regulator — MTTRNKVCPLTSLEGLEKAAECLRTLAHPHRLRMVQMLIQGEYPVGELAEACDIPSHMASEHLGKMKDRGLLRAERRGRQIFYQINEPHLNNIMACVGERFK, encoded by the coding sequence ATGACCACGCGAAACAAAGTATGTCCGCTGACGTCCCTGGAGGGATTGGAGAAGGCGGCCGAATGCCTGCGCACGCTGGCGCACCCGCACCGCCTGCGGATGGTGCAGATGCTGATCCAGGGGGAGTACCCGGTGGGCGAGCTGGCGGAGGCGTGCGACATTCCGAGCCATATGGCGTCTGAACATCTGGGTAAGATGAAGGACCGCGGGCTGCTTCGCGCGGAACGGCGTGGGCGCCAGATCTTCTACCAGATCAATGAGCCGCACCTGAATAACATCATGGCGTGTGTGGGCGAGCGCTTCAAGTAG
- a CDS encoding NAD-dependent epimerase/dehydratase family protein: MRVLVIGGTGLISTPIVRRLLAEGHEPILFNRGQTAARFEGVVQTLHGDREDFEGFARTVRDIEADAVIDMLTYDRATAEHNIAVFGGRVAHYLFCSTVCVYGGPLSRIPAVEDEPRTPVSAYGRGKLEAEDAFVAAHASSGFPVTLFRPSHCYGPGQPLLDVWGYDASLVTRLRAGRPVLVAGDGHGLWQPGHVDDMAKGFVGALGREVTFGKAYNIVGDEIMTWRRFHERMAEAIGVAANLVALTTEQIVAGTPDGKAEWLRENFQYHAAYSNAALKADVPAYRDLAPWEDGVRDTVRWMDENNLHEPADAKPWVDTLAARAEGFLKELGGR; the protein is encoded by the coding sequence ATGCGCGTTCTTGTTATCGGAGGCACGGGCCTTATCAGCACCCCCATCGTGCGGCGTCTCCTGGCCGAGGGGCACGAGCCGATTTTGTTTAACCGCGGCCAGACCGCCGCGCGGTTCGAGGGAGTAGTCCAGACTCTCCACGGCGATCGCGAGGACTTTGAGGGCTTTGCGCGGACCGTTCGGGATATCGAAGCCGACGCGGTGATCGATATGCTGACCTACGACCGGGCGACGGCGGAACACAACATCGCCGTGTTCGGCGGCCGCGTGGCGCATTACCTGTTCTGCAGCACGGTCTGCGTCTATGGCGGCCCGCTTTCGCGTATTCCGGCGGTGGAAGACGAGCCGCGCACGCCGGTCAGCGCGTATGGCCGGGGCAAGCTGGAGGCGGAGGACGCGTTCGTCGCGGCGCACGCGTCCTCCGGGTTTCCCGTGACGCTCTTCCGCCCCTCCCATTGCTACGGCCCCGGGCAACCCCTGCTCGACGTCTGGGGCTACGACGCCAGCCTGGTTACACGGCTGCGCGCGGGGCGCCCGGTCCTCGTCGCGGGGGATGGGCACGGCCTGTGGCAACCCGGGCACGTGGACGATATGGCGAAGGGCTTCGTCGGCGCGCTGGGGCGCGAGGTCACCTTCGGCAAGGCCTACAATATTGTCGGCGACGAGATCATGACCTGGCGCCGTTTCCACGAGCGCATGGCCGAGGCGATCGGGGTGGCCGCGAACCTGGTTGCGCTGACGACGGAACAGATTGTGGCCGGGACGCCCGATGGCAAGGCGGAGTGGCTGCGGGAGAATTTCCAGTACCACGCGGCCTACAGCAACGCCGCGCTCAAGGCCGACGTGCCGGCGTACCGCGACCTGGCGCCGTGGGAGGATGGTGTTCGCGACACGGTGCGATGGATGGACGAGAACAACCTCCACGAGCCCGCGGATGCAAAGCCCTGGGTCGACACGCTGGCCGCGCGGGCGGAAGGGTTCCTGAAGGAACTCGGGGGACGCTGA
- a CDS encoding glutaminyl-peptide cyclotransferase: MRHHIFLPLLIAILAGGCPGASGGGLTLAEATLRLRDGFAAADADGDGRLSSAEARAHLTALSAAQFRALDRDGSGYLEPVELGLAAAEGEGEGEGEEEPRIPVFYTYQVREMFPHDTGAFTQGFVYDDGALYEGTGLVGRSSLRRVDLPSGAIEQQVDLPSPYFGEGVDVWDAEIVQLTWRHGRGFVYARDTFTPLREFRYSGEGWGITHDEHGWIMSDGTHLLRILDRETFAVDRQLAVYDRGEPVRNLNELEYIQGEIWANVWQTDLVARIDPASGEVVGWVDLSGLLTPEQRRTADVLNGIAYDAANDRILVTGKFWPFVFHITVFPAGDSR; this comes from the coding sequence ATGCGCCATCATATTTTCCTGCCGCTGCTCATCGCCATCCTCGCCGGGGGCTGTCCCGGGGCCTCCGGGGGCGGCCTGACGCTTGCCGAGGCCACGCTCCGCCTGCGCGACGGGTTTGCGGCGGCGGATGCGGACGGCGACGGCAGGCTTTCCTCGGCCGAGGCCCGCGCGCACCTTACGGCGCTCTCCGCCGCGCAGTTTCGCGCGCTCGATCGGGATGGGAGCGGCTACCTGGAACCCGTGGAGCTCGGTTTGGCCGCGGCGGAAGGCGAGGGTGAGGGGGAAGGGGAGGAGGAGCCGCGCATACCCGTCTTCTACACCTACCAGGTGCGGGAAATGTTCCCGCACGACACCGGCGCATTCACCCAGGGCTTTGTGTATGACGATGGCGCGCTCTACGAGGGCACCGGCCTTGTCGGGCGCTCGTCTCTTCGGCGCGTGGACCTGCCCTCGGGCGCCATCGAGCAGCAGGTGGACCTGCCGTCTCCCTATTTCGGCGAGGGCGTCGACGTATGGGACGCCGAAATCGTGCAACTGACCTGGCGGCACGGGCGTGGCTTCGTCTACGCGCGCGATACCTTCACCCCGCTCCGGGAGTTTCGCTATTCGGGCGAGGGGTGGGGCATCACGCACGACGAGCATGGCTGGATCATGAGCGACGGCACCCACCTGCTCCGCATCCTCGACCGCGAGACCTTTGCGGTCGATCGCCAGCTCGCCGTGTACGACCGCGGCGAGCCCGTGCGCAATTTGAATGAACTCGAGTACATTCAGGGCGAAATCTGGGCCAACGTCTGGCAGACCGACCTCGTCGCGCGGATTGATCCGGCCAGCGGCGAGGTCGTGGGCTGGGTGGACTTGAGCGGGCTCCTGACGCCGGAACAGCGGCGGACCGCCGATGTGCTGAACGGCATCGCGTACGACGCGGCGAACGACCGCATCCTGGTCACCGGGAAGTTCTGGCCCTTCGTGTTTCACATCACCGTGTTCCCGGCGGGCGATTCCCGCTGA
- a CDS encoding YicC family protein, with the protein MTRSMTGFGRVSAEIDGENVTIEVTTVNHRFLECSFRMPNTWAALEIPLRNVAKDLVSRGKLNVSIRRSRGPMGRPVIHFDAENARQYIEASRELARMMSSTEALSLDALTQLEGVFYQEENEQDLESVREQLCAAFQAALEQLNQARAQEGESLARDVADRIAAMQDAVSIIEGRLPELAVAYADRLRARVAELNAEAGMKEERLAIEIALMADKMDVNEEVVRLNSHFEQVLGLLKQPEPIGRDLNFLAQELQREINTLGSKLRDLDVTREVLRLKAELEKLREQAQNIE; encoded by the coding sequence ATGACCCGCAGCATGACCGGCTTCGGCCGCGTGTCGGCCGAAATTGACGGCGAAAACGTCACCATCGAAGTGACCACGGTCAACCACCGCTTCCTGGAATGCAGCTTCCGCATGCCTAACACCTGGGCCGCGCTGGAGATTCCGCTGCGGAACGTGGCCAAGGACCTCGTTTCGCGGGGAAAGTTGAATGTAAGCATCCGTCGCAGCCGCGGCCCGATGGGGCGTCCCGTCATCCATTTCGACGCGGAAAACGCCCGGCAGTACATTGAGGCGAGCCGCGAACTGGCGCGCATGATGAGCAGCACCGAGGCGCTTTCCCTGGACGCCCTCACGCAGCTCGAAGGCGTGTTTTACCAGGAAGAAAACGAGCAGGACCTGGAATCCGTACGCGAACAGCTTTGCGCGGCGTTCCAGGCGGCGCTCGAACAGTTGAACCAGGCCCGCGCGCAGGAGGGTGAGTCCCTCGCGCGCGATGTCGCCGATCGTATCGCGGCCATGCAGGACGCCGTCTCCATCATCGAGGGGCGCCTCCCCGAGCTGGCCGTGGCCTATGCGGATCGCCTGCGCGCGCGCGTCGCGGAGTTGAACGCGGAGGCGGGGATGAAGGAGGAGCGGCTCGCAATCGAAATCGCGCTCATGGCCGACAAAATGGACGTAAACGAAGAGGTCGTGCGCCTCAACAGCCATTTCGAGCAGGTGCTCGGCCTTTTGAAACAGCCGGAGCCGATCGGGCGCGACCTGAATTTCCTGGCGCAGGAGCTCCAGCGCGAAATCAACACGCTGGGCTCGAAATTGCGCGATCTGGACGTCACCCGCGAGGTGCTCCGGCTGAAGGCGGAACTGGAAAAGCTGCGCGAGCAGGCGCAGAACATCGAATAA
- the gmk gene encoding guanylate kinase, producing the protein MLVISAPSGAGKLTLLNEVRQRAVDRFVTTISATTRPPRQGEADGREYYFLGRAEFEARRDAGAFVEWAEVHDNLYGTLHSELDRCLATGKDVILELDVQGMKSLKRQRPDMVSVFLMPPSLDELERRLRKRGSESEEVIALRVRNAAGEIAERGAFDYIVVNDKIETAASDLEAIIRAERCRAFRQLQENA; encoded by the coding sequence CTGCTGGTCATTTCCGCGCCATCGGGCGCGGGAAAGCTCACCTTGCTCAACGAGGTGCGGCAACGCGCCGTCGATCGGTTTGTGACCACCATCTCCGCGACGACCCGGCCCCCACGGCAGGGCGAAGCCGACGGGCGCGAGTACTACTTTCTGGGCCGGGCCGAGTTCGAGGCCCGGCGGGACGCGGGCGCCTTCGTCGAGTGGGCGGAGGTCCACGACAACCTGTACGGGACGCTTCACAGCGAGTTGGACCGCTGCCTGGCGACCGGCAAGGATGTGATCCTCGAGCTGGACGTCCAGGGCATGAAAAGCCTCAAGCGCCAGCGCCCGGACATGGTCAGCGTCTTTCTGATGCCGCCCTCGCTCGACGAGTTGGAGCGGCGGCTCCGCAAGCGCGGCTCCGAAAGCGAGGAGGTCATCGCGCTTCGCGTGCGAAACGCCGCGGGCGAAATCGCCGAGCGCGGGGCTTTCGACTATATTGTGGTAAATGATAAAATTGAAACGGCGGCCAGCGACCTCGAGGCGATAATACGCGCCGAGCGCTGCCGCGCCTTCAGGCAACTTCAGGAGAATGCATAA
- the rpoZ gene encoding DNA-directed RNA polymerase subunit omega gives MPTPFSVDEFEGKVDSLYRLVIVAARRANQISKNESHGFGTVIQSKKSTITALEEVLDDKLGYYTGTPEEENYLE, from the coding sequence ATGCCTACACCCTTTTCCGTTGACGAATTCGAGGGCAAGGTCGACAGCCTCTACCGCCTCGTTATCGTGGCCGCCCGGCGCGCCAACCAGATCTCGAAAAACGAATCCCACGGTTTCGGCACGGTGATCCAGTCCAAGAAATCGACCATCACGGCGCTCGAAGAAGTGCTGGACGACAAGCTCGGGTACTACACCGGCACGCCCGAGGAAGAGAACTACCTGGAGTAG
- the coaBC gene encoding bifunctional phosphopantothenoylcysteine decarboxylase/phosphopantothenate--cysteine ligase CoaBC has protein sequence MDGVFANRCIVLGITGSIAAYKACDVASRLAEAGADVVPVLSHGAREFVGAASLEGITGQRAITGMFEPAHSPEIEHIALARRADLFLIAPATANILAKAAHGLADDWLTTTLLATRAPVLFAPAMNTMMYQHPATQENIRILKARGCRFVGPGDGALACGEVGPGRLIDTPAILDAAAITLRNDRSLRGRHVLITSGANHEPIDPVRYIGNRSSGKMGHALALEALMRGAEVTVVCGPCDTPPPNGARVISAPTARAMLEAVDACLPEADIFIAAAAVADYRVENPPTEKQKRAEGGLTLSLAPNPDIAAHVGVARQPHQIAVGFAAETHDILAHAAEKLRKKHLDLIVANDVRAEDSGFGSDTTRAWFLTPDAEAEALPLTTKAELARRLFDRLLEMRPALTAAIR, from the coding sequence ATGGATGGCGTGTTCGCAAACCGGTGTATCGTCCTGGGCATAACGGGATCCATCGCGGCCTATAAGGCCTGCGATGTCGCCTCCCGCCTGGCCGAGGCCGGCGCGGACGTGGTCCCCGTCCTCTCCCACGGCGCGCGCGAGTTCGTGGGCGCCGCCAGCCTCGAAGGCATCACCGGGCAGCGCGCCATCACCGGGATGTTCGAGCCGGCGCACAGCCCGGAAATCGAGCATATCGCCTTGGCCCGGCGCGCCGATCTCTTCCTGATCGCGCCCGCCACCGCGAATATCCTCGCGAAGGCGGCGCACGGCCTGGCCGACGACTGGCTCACCACCACGCTCCTGGCGACGCGCGCCCCGGTGCTCTTTGCGCCCGCCATGAACACCATGATGTACCAGCACCCCGCGACGCAGGAAAACATTCGCATCTTGAAGGCGCGGGGTTGCCGTTTTGTGGGGCCCGGCGACGGCGCGCTTGCCTGTGGCGAAGTCGGCCCCGGCCGCCTGATCGATACGCCCGCCATTTTGGACGCCGCAGCGATTACGCTCCGCAATGACCGGTCCCTCCGGGGCCGGCATGTGCTGATTACCAGCGGCGCCAACCACGAGCCGATCGACCCCGTGCGCTATATCGGCAACCGCAGTAGTGGAAAGATGGGCCACGCCCTCGCGCTGGAGGCGCTGATGCGCGGCGCCGAGGTTACGGTCGTCTGCGGCCCCTGTGACACGCCCCCGCCCAACGGTGCGCGCGTTATTTCCGCGCCCACCGCCCGCGCCATGCTGGAAGCCGTGGACGCCTGCCTGCCGGAGGCCGATATCTTCATCGCCGCCGCCGCCGTCGCGGATTATCGCGTCGAAAATCCCCCGACCGAGAAACAGAAGCGCGCGGAGGGCGGATTGACCCTTTCCCTCGCGCCCAACCCCGATATCGCGGCGCACGTGGGGGTGGCGCGCCAGCCGCACCAGATCGCGGTGGGGTTCGCCGCGGAAACGCACGATATTCTGGCGCATGCCGCGGAGAAACTCCGCAAGAAACACCTCGATCTCATTGTCGCCAACGATGTGCGCGCCGAGGATTCGGGGTTCGGGTCCGACACCACCCGCGCCTGGTTTCTCACCCCCGACGCGGAGGCCGAGGCCCTGCCCCTCACCACGAAGGCCGAGTTGGCGCGCCGCCTCTTTGACCGGCTGCTCGAAATGCGCCCCGCGCTTACGGCGGCGATCCGCTGA
- a CDS encoding glycosyltransferase yields MSGSPAPIEISVIVPAYNRAALLSRLLDSLAGQKGAPPWEVIVVDDASTDATETTVATWAAAHPEIACRYVRQDVNQGPGSARNRGAEAARGRWVAFTDTDCVADLRWLAGLYAAVRANPEAVGAGGPVKPHNRDNLYAIYNTVNATLTPIVFEDHPIPYLVTCNCLYRRDALLEAGGFTADIGTPGGEDVAASIALYKRGLRFAYAESALIHHDYRDTWRSFVRTWTNYGYGCGLVTHRLLTQEELHPEWGRHGGENYWGVQSVRPTVTGVRSFFWDLRWFHGQCAPYGVRSVRRLQLMGLRIVERLSYYRGWRRGVKQAERERREAR; encoded by the coding sequence ATGTCCGGTAGCCCGGCGCCGATCGAGATCTCGGTGATCGTACCCGCCTACAACCGCGCGGCGTTGCTTTCGCGCCTGCTGGATTCGCTGGCCGGGCAGAAAGGCGCGCCGCCGTGGGAGGTCATCGTGGTCGACGACGCGTCCACGGACGCCACGGAGACTACGGTCGCCACGTGGGCGGCGGCTCACCCCGAGATTGCGTGCCGCTACGTGCGCCAGGACGTTAACCAGGGCCCCGGCAGCGCGCGCAACCGGGGCGCGGAAGCCGCGCGGGGACGATGGGTGGCGTTTACGGATACGGACTGCGTGGCGGATCTCCGCTGGCTGGCCGGGCTGTATGCGGCGGTGCGGGCCAATCCCGAAGCCGTGGGCGCCGGAGGGCCGGTGAAACCGCATAACCGCGACAACCTCTATGCGATCTACAACACGGTGAACGCCACGCTGACGCCGATCGTATTCGAGGATCATCCCATACCGTATCTGGTGACGTGCAACTGCCTCTACCGGCGCGACGCCCTGCTGGAGGCGGGCGGCTTCACGGCGGATATCGGGACGCCCGGCGGCGAGGATGTGGCCGCGAGCATCGCGCTGTACAAGCGCGGCCTGCGCTTCGCCTATGCGGAATCGGCGCTGATCCACCATGACTACCGCGACACCTGGCGGAGTTTTGTCCGCACCTGGACCAACTACGGGTACGGCTGCGGGCTGGTGACGCACCGCCTGCTCACGCAGGAGGAGCTGCATCCCGAATGGGGGCGGCACGGCGGGGAGAACTATTGGGGCGTGCAGTCCGTGCGGCCCACGGTCACCGGCGTGCGGTCCTTCTTTTGGGATCTGCGGTGGTTCCACGGCCAATGCGCGCCGTATGGCGTGAGATCCGTCCGGCGGCTCCAGCTGATGGGGCTTCGCATTGTGGAGCGGCTCTCCTACTACCGGGGCTGGCGTCGGGGCGTGAAACAGGCCGAGCGCGAGCGGCGGGAGGCGCGCTGA
- a CDS encoding ABC transporter ATP-binding protein, whose translation MAIIEAHDLTKAYPATGGKRALLGRGGLSSWFSRTAAPPPALDGVTLAIDSGEAVGIIGRNGSGKSTLLKLIAGVTAPTSGSLSVRGRVASLLELGAGFHPMLTGRENVYLNAGLLGMRHAETDACFDAIAAFADLGEFIDRTVDTYSSGMYVRLAFSVAVHSDPDIFLVDEVLSVGDEAFQRKCRARIQELRASGKTILFVSHDLGTVSALCDRVILLERGRVLSRGGAQETIDYYLRQTGGEAGIARLTHDRDEVLFNNGRLSLYRDQKEITAPAGIKAQFFSLGSYHESTSAAWTVSRTGPDHFLATGVMPRLPITLHLEASLDENGLELLVSWENHQHADIDYVAVQAFFPATYTAWFQDGYTQPLPAIEPTALHWANVIPARAGSGPAYLLPDAGSLPPIRIALDSDATRTPVQLDNTDYLAQARVAHVTEAIPGAERPLPPGRRRQAALRIAFASSEAVHDARSAAEAASTVAGDGWSARLERGFAILSAGDAIVSRERHLHPQFRVNGLWIVGQAMRWDPPRREGARILLTGDSPRAPFRVTWSLEPDGALLRLRLSIACDDPIRLEDANLSLELGAAYTRWETARESGEFDVDPQPDGSWRHLNTRYGDGGWIRAHSDTFPALIFELESQLGAGHPTAISTGGPDAGRVIQLMCNPGPAGAFELGPGSHELLHALVRFETEPRDVR comes from the coding sequence ATGGCGATCATCGAGGCGCACGACCTGACGAAGGCCTACCCGGCAACGGGCGGCAAGCGGGCGTTACTCGGGAGGGGCGGCCTTTCGTCCTGGTTTTCGCGCACCGCCGCGCCGCCGCCCGCGCTGGATGGCGTGACGCTGGCCATCGACTCGGGCGAGGCCGTGGGCATTATCGGGCGCAACGGATCCGGCAAGAGCACGCTGCTGAAACTGATCGCGGGGGTTACCGCGCCGACCTCCGGATCGCTTTCGGTGCGGGGACGCGTTGCCAGTCTGCTGGAGCTGGGCGCGGGGTTCCACCCCATGCTCACCGGGCGCGAGAACGTGTACCTCAACGCGGGCCTGCTCGGCATGCGCCACGCGGAAACCGACGCCTGTTTCGACGCGATCGCAGCCTTTGCGGACCTGGGCGAGTTCATCGACCGGACCGTCGACACCTACAGCAGCGGGATGTATGTGCGGCTTGCCTTTTCCGTGGCGGTCCACAGCGATCCCGACATCTTCCTGGTCGACGAAGTGCTTTCCGTCGGCGACGAGGCCTTCCAGCGGAAGTGCCGAGCGCGCATCCAGGAATTGCGCGCCTCGGGCAAGACCATCCTGTTCGTTTCCCACGACCTCGGGACCGTGAGCGCGCTCTGCGACCGCGTGATCCTGCTGGAACGCGGGCGCGTGCTTTCGCGCGGCGGAGCGCAGGAGACGATTGACTATTACCTGCGCCAGACCGGCGGTGAAGCGGGCATTGCGCGCCTGACCCATGATCGCGACGAAGTCCTGTTCAACAACGGGCGTCTCTCACTATACCGCGATCAGAAGGAGATCACGGCGCCCGCGGGTATCAAGGCGCAGTTTTTCAGCCTGGGCAGCTACCACGAATCCACCTCGGCGGCCTGGACCGTATCGCGTACCGGCCCGGATCATTTCCTGGCGACCGGGGTCATGCCGCGGCTTCCGATAACGCTCCACCTGGAGGCGTCGCTCGACGAGAACGGTCTGGAACTCCTCGTGTCGTGGGAAAACCACCAGCACGCCGACATCGACTATGTCGCGGTGCAGGCCTTCTTCCCCGCAACTTACACGGCCTGGTTTCAGGATGGCTACACCCAGCCGCTGCCGGCGATTGAGCCCACCGCCCTGCACTGGGCGAATGTAATTCCCGCGCGCGCCGGGAGCGGGCCCGCTTACCTGCTTCCAGACGCCGGGAGCCTCCCCCCCATCCGTATCGCCCTGGATTCGGACGCTACCCGGACGCCCGTCCAGCTGGATAATACCGACTACCTCGCGCAGGCGCGGGTGGCGCACGTGACCGAGGCCATTCCGGGGGCCGAGCGGCCTCTTCCGCCGGGACGCCGACGCCAGGCTGCGCTGCGGATCGCATTCGCCAGTTCAGAAGCCGTACACGACGCCCGGTCGGCCGCCGAAGCCGCTTCCACGGTCGCGGGCGATGGCTGGTCCGCGCGGCTTGAGCGGGGCTTCGCCATCCTGTCCGCCGGTGACGCGATAGTGTCGCGGGAACGTCATCTACACCCGCAATTTCGCGTGAATGGACTCTGGATCGTCGGACAGGCCATGCGCTGGGATCCGCCCCGGCGCGAGGGCGCGCGCATTCTCCTCACCGGCGATTCCCCGCGTGCGCCGTTCCGCGTGACGTGGTCATTGGAGCCCGATGGCGCGCTGCTCCGCCTCCGCCTTTCGATTGCCTGCGATGACCCAATCCGGTTGGAAGACGCCAATCTCTCGCTCGAACTTGGGGCCGCCTATACACGCTGGGAGACCGCGCGGGAGTCCGGCGAATTTGATGTCGATCCGCAGCCGGACGGCTCCTGGAGGCACCTGAATACGCGCTATGGGGACGGCGGCTGGATTCGCGCCCACTCGGACACCTTCCCGGCGCTGATCTTCGAATTGGAGTCCCAGCTTGGCGCCGGTCATCCGACGGCGATATCCACAGGCGGTCCGGACGCCGGCCGCGTGATACAGCTGATGTGTAATCCGGGTCCCGCCGGGGCCTTTGAGCTGGGACCCGGCTCGCACGAGCTCTTGCATGCCCTTGTGCGATTCGAAACGGAACCGCGCGATGTCCGGTAG
- a CDS encoding ABC transporter permease — translation MRGATISPMQSGPSTHLNNARLRALPRDLIRSRELLRDLIWKDLRVRYRYAAAGFLWAALEPLAYTAVLTVIFQWILAPRAGEVMFGAGVPYAVGLLCGLVFWQFTANALAAATPSLTNAAHLVTKVNFTREVVPLAAFGYPLIALGVGLLLLIGVHLGLGGSLGPGIAWTPVIFLIQAVGTVGIALMAAAGHARFRDVGYLVNVGLILGFYASPVFYDLDWVLGAAHAGRIPEGIAALYLANPMAELLEAYRQALLEGRTPDGWLFVWPSAFAVIALVAGAWTFRRAAPTLADYV, via the coding sequence ATGCGGGGTGCTACCATCTCCCCCATGCAATCCGGCCCTTCCACGCACCTGAACAACGCCCGGCTCCGGGCGCTGCCGCGCGACCTGATCCGGTCGCGAGAACTGTTGCGCGACTTAATCTGGAAAGACCTCCGCGTCCGCTACCGGTACGCGGCGGCGGGCTTTCTGTGGGCCGCCCTGGAGCCGTTGGCGTACACGGCGGTGCTGACCGTGATCTTCCAGTGGATTCTCGCGCCGCGGGCGGGCGAAGTAATGTTCGGCGCGGGCGTGCCCTATGCGGTGGGCCTGCTCTGCGGCCTCGTGTTCTGGCAATTCACCGCGAATGCCCTGGCCGCCGCGACGCCGTCGCTCACGAACGCCGCCCACCTGGTCACCAAGGTCAATTTCACGCGCGAGGTGGTCCCGCTGGCGGCGTTCGGCTATCCGCTGATCGCCCTGGGGGTCGGGCTGCTGCTCCTGATTGGCGTACACCTGGGACTCGGCGGAAGCCTCGGGCCGGGGATCGCGTGGACGCCGGTGATCTTCCTGATTCAGGCGGTTGGCACGGTGGGGATCGCTCTGATGGCCGCGGCCGGGCACGCGCGCTTTCGTGATGTGGGCTACCTGGTGAATGTCGGGCTAATCCTCGGCTTCTACGCCTCCCCGGTTTTTTATGATCTGGACTGGGTGCTCGGCGCGGCGCATGCGGGGCGCATTCCCGAGGGGATTGCCGCACTGTATCTCGCCAATCCGATGGCGGAGCTTCTGGAGGCGTACCGGCAGGCCCTGCTCGAAGGGCGCACCCCGGACGGCTGGCTCTTCGTGTGGCCATCCGCATTCGCGGTGATCGCGCTCGTTGCCGGCGCGTGGACCTTCCGGCGCGCCGCGCCCACGCTGGCGGACTACGTCTGA